From one Babylonia areolata isolate BAREFJ2019XMU chromosome 35, ASM4173473v1, whole genome shotgun sequence genomic stretch:
- the LOC143278041 gene encoding uncharacterized protein LOC143278041, with the protein METSETVQVEGFHPLDKVRRYVWYIGPPVVLLFGNFGNVMTVVIMRTLKSGEAVINIYFTALAVLDLVTLDVLFVGEWLGSAFDYHLHYQSNVLCKIHNWTVTTSTSGGWVLVSLTTHRALSVVWPHRVNSLCTRRLVTSLIVGTTTFFAVMYSHFLYGYHLRYFNETGEYMCVMMTGRYQAFVYEVFTYIDLAFYSVLPFTCIIGANCVLVWKLRATVGQLRHQVAERESVAAREKAASSVTLTIVVVSLAYVVLTLPVSVYFVSLFIYDPSAVLTEAERATSELTRAVTFMFMFTNSAVNFYLYCLTGARFRKQFVKMVCPKRSQTALRHASA; encoded by the coding sequence ATGGAAACGTCAGAGACAGTGCAGGTGGAGGGGTTTCACCCACTGGATAAAGTCCGTCGGTATGTCTGGTACATCGGGCCTCCGGTCGTTCTCCTGTTCGGGAACTTCGGAAACGTCATGACCGTTGTCATCATGCGTACCCTGAAGTCTGGAGAGGCGGTGATCAACATTTACTTCACTGCTCTGGCCGTGCTTGATCTGGTTACCCTGGATGTTCTGTTTGTGGGCGAATGGCTGGGGTCCGCGTTTGACTACCACCTCCACTATCAGAGCAACGTCTTGTGTAAGATCCATAACTGGACGGTCACGACGTCCACCTCTGGAGGTTGGGTTCTGGTGAGTCTGACGACCCACAGGGCTCTGTCCGTGGTGTGGCCACATCGGGTGAACTCGCTCTGCACGCGTCGCCTGGTGACCAGCCTCATTGTAGGCACCACCACCTTCTTTGCCGTGATGTACTCGCACTTTCTGTACGGCTACCACCTGCGATACTTCAACGAAACgggtgagtacatgtgtgtgatgatgacaggcAGATACCAAGCTTTCGTGTACGAGGTGTTCACCTACATCGACCTGGCTTTCTACTCTGTGCTTCCCTTCACCTGTATCATCGGCGCTAACTGCGTTCTGGTGTGGAAACTCCGGGCGACGGTCGGGCAGCTCCGTCACCAAGTtgcagagagagagtctgtcgcGGCGCGAGAGAAAGCGGCCAGCTCTGTGACTCTTACCATCGTCGTAGTGTCTCTGGCTTACGTTGTGCTGACGTTGCCAGTGTCTGTCTACTTCGTCTCTCTGTTCATATACGATCCCTCAGCTGTTCTGACTGAGGCTGAGCGTGCCACGAGTGAGCTGACGAGGGCtgtcaccttcatgttcatgttcaccaACAGTGCTGTCAACTTCTATCTGTACTGTCTGACTGGGGCGAGGTTCAGGAAGCAGTTTGTGAAGATGGTGTGTCCCAAGAGGTCCCAGACTGCCCTGAGACACGCTTCTGCCTGA